One window of the Acinonyx jubatus isolate Ajub_Pintada_27869175 chromosome A2, VMU_Ajub_asm_v1.0, whole genome shotgun sequence genome contains the following:
- the CHAF1A gene encoding chromatin assembly factor 1 subunit A isoform X2, producing the protein MLPALPSSRGGLPRDAASPNRRAGCGGRRGSRQIRARRPRQQRRGREGERQWPPERSPRHRRLRGARAAAGAMLEELECGAPGARGAAAAMDCKDRPAFPVKKLIQARLPFKRLNLVPKEKSEDASDDTRSPEGAPAQGRVPHLETSLDNLENTCHMGSDIDFNPKLVNGKGPLDNFLRSTVKTSIGQTTVITDLTEDSRDRLDGVAALSKLKSAASPSEEAVSGAGEEAGGERGLPEASLKDELTCAEETLSDIPCEAEEEGAGSRGAERSGEGQEGSFQSGPELAGGLRTGSEKDQDGWSEARGILFKGKVPVVVLEDILAAKPPRTKSPPTPPADQGLPSDSEMLESGPEEDSVLSHSSEGSSSPTSSPEGRSAPKRHPSSPGPFPTSTPIRRITKKLAKASAEKDKLRLQRDRERLGKQLKLRAEKEEKEKLKEEAKRAKEEAKKKKEEEKELKEKERREKREKEEREKAEKQRLKEERRKERQEALEAKLEEKRKKEEEKRLRQEEKRIKAEKAEITRFFQKPKTPQAPKTLAGSCGKFAPFEIKEHMVLAPRFRTAFDQDLCDQLDQLLRQQNGEFSFLKDLRGRQPLRSGPTVVSNRNTDTCNSDVVIVESGKVDGVPERKKFGRMKLLQFSENHRPAYWGTWNKKTTVIHPRDPWAQDRLLDYEVDSDEEWEEEEPGESLSHSEGDDDDEVGDDEDEDDGFFVPHGYLSEDEGVTEECADPENHKVRQKLKAKEWDEFLAKGKRFRVLQPVKIGCVWAADKDGGADLKVLQQFTACLLETVPSEEEQTPKASKREKRDQQILAQLLPLLHGNVNGSKVIIREFQECCRRGLLGKDTGSPDSSSASPPSPGSSRPQTPTSSEDAAVPSKARLKRIISENSVYEKRPDFRMCWYVHPQVLKSFDQEHLPVPCQWSYVTVVPSATREDSGSIPAAGPGQGTPMSLKRKSAGSMCITQFMKKRRHDGQVGAGDLDGFQADTEEEEEEDGDCVILDISDVGEAQAPCGTASGAGGSAGMDSSESPPPASSLGPC; encoded by the exons ATGCTCCCGGCGCTCCCTTCTTCCCGAGGCGGGCTGCCACGTGACGCGGCCTCGCCCAATCGCCGCGCGGGCTGCGGGGGTCGCCGCGGTTCCCGCCAAATACGAGCTCGGCGGCCGCGGCAGCAGCGGCGCGGGCGGGAGGGCGAGCGGCAGTGGCCGCCTGAACGGAGCCCGCGCCACCGCCGCCTGAGGGGAGCTCGAGCCGCCGCCGGGGCGATGCTGGAGGAGCTGGAGTGCGGGGCGCCGGGCGCCAGGGGAGCGGCCGCAG CCATGGATTGCAAAGACAGACCAGCTTTTCCAGTCAAGAAGTTAATACAAG CTCGCCTGCCCTTCAAGCGCCTGAACCTTGTCCCAAAGGAGAAAAGTGAGGACGCGTCGGATGACACGAGGAGCCCTGAGGGTGCCCCTGCACAAGGCCGAGTCCCTCATCTGGAGACCTCTTTGGACAACTTGGAGAACACCTGTCATATGGGTTCTGACATAGATTTTAATCCAAAACTTGTCAACGGGAAGGGTCCCTTAGATAACTTTTTAAGAAGTACAGTCAAAACCAGTATTGGCCAGACCACGGTCATCACCGATTTGACGGAGGACTCGAGGGACCGGCTAGATGGCGTCGCGGCCCTTAGTAAGCTAAAGTCTGCCGCCTCTCCCTCCGAGGAGGCCGTGAGTGGGGCCGGAGAAGAAGCTGGAGGTGAGAGGGGGCTGCCGGAGGCCAGTCTGAAGGACGAGCTGACGTGTGCTGAAGAGACCCTTTCCGACATTCCATGCgaagcagaggaggagggtgCTGGCTCCAGAGGTGCAGagaggagtggagaggggcaggaaggctCGTTCCAGAGCGGCCCCGAGCTGGCAGGTGGTCTGAGAACAGGCTCCGAGAAGGACCAGGACGGTTGGAGTGAAGCCAGGGGCATCCTGTTCAAAGGGAAGGTGCCCGTGGTGGTCTTGGAGGACATACTGGCTGCAAAACCTCCCCGAACCAAGTCTCCTCCCACGCCACCTGCAGACCAGGGCTTGCCCTCTGACAGCGAGATGCTGGAGTCCGGCCCCGAGGAAGACTCTGTTCTTAGCCACTCGTCCGAGGGTTCTTCCTCTCCTACCAGCTCACCCGAGGGGCGGTCTGCTCCCAAAAGGCATCCCAGCAGTCCCggacccttccccacctccacacccatCCGCAGA ATAACTAAGAAACTGGCCAAAGCTTCTGCAGAGAAGGACAAGCTCAGACTGCAAAGA GACAGGGAGCGTCTGGGCAAGCAGCTCAAGCtacgggcagagaaagaagaaaaggagaagctgAAGGAGGAGGCCAAGCGGGCCAAGGAGGAAgccaagaagaagaaggaggaagagaaggagctgaaggagaaggagaggcgCGAGAAacgggagaaggaggagagggagaaggcgGAGAAGCAGAGGCTCAAGGAGGAGCGGCGCAAGGAGCGACAGGAGGCGCTGGA GGCGAAgctggaggagaagaggaagaaggaagaggagaaacgGTTGCGGCAGGAGGAGAAG CGCATTAAAGCAGAGAAGGCTGAAATCACGAGGTTCTTCCAGAAACCAAAGACCCCACAGGCCCCCAAG ACCCTGGCCGGCTCTTGCGGGAAGTTTGCCCCCTTTGAAATTAAAGAGCACATGGTCCTTGCCCCTCGGTTTCGGACCGCCTTCGACCAGGACCTCTGTGATCAGTTGGACCAGCTCCTCCGGCAGCAGAACGGCGAGTTCTCCTTCCTGAAGGATCTGAGAGGCCGGCAGCCCCTCAGGTCCGGACCCACCGTGGTTTCCAACCGAAACACAGACACCTGTAACAG CGATGTGGTGATCGTGGAGAGCGGCAAGGTCGACGGCGTTCCCGAAAGGAAGAAGTTTGGCAGGATGAAACTCCTGCAGTTTTCGGAGAATCACCGACCGGCGTACTGGGGCACGTGGAATAAGAAGACGACCGTCATCCACCCGCGGGACCCCTGGGCGCAAGACAGG CTCCTGGACTACGAGGTGGACAGCGACGAggagtgggaggaggaagagccGGGAGAGTCCCTGTCCCACAGTGAGGGG gaCGATGACGACGAAGTGGGAGACGATGAAGATGAGGATGATGGCTTCTTCGTGCCCCACGGGTACCTGTCTGAGGACGAGGGGGTCACCGAG GAGTGTGCCGACCCAGAGAACCACAAGGTTCGCCAGAAACTGAAGGCCAAGGAGTGGGACGAGTTTCTGGCCAAGGGGAAGAGGTTCCGCGTGCTCCAGCCTGTGAAGATCGGGTGCGTCTGGGCGGCCGACAAGGACGGAGGCGCCGACCTGAAGGTGCTCCAGCAGTTCACGGCGTGCCTCCTGGAGACGGTCCCCTCGGAGGAGGAGCAGACGCCCAAGGCCTCCAAACGAGAGAAGAGGGACCAGCAGA tCTTGGCCCAGCTGCTCCCGCTGCTGCACGGGAACGTGAACGGAAGCAAGGTGATCATCCGGGAGTTCCAGGAGTGTTGCCGCCGAGGGCTGCTCGGCAAGGACACGGGCAGTCCCGACAGCAGCTCCGCCAGCCCGCCGAGCCCCGGCTCTTCCCGCCCACAGACCCCCACCAGCAGCGAGGACGCCGCCGTCCCCTCCAAGGCCAGGCTCAAGCGGATCATTTCTGAGAACTCGGTGTACGAGAAGAGGCCTGACTTCAGGATGTGCTGGTACGTCCACCCGCAGGTGCTGAAGAGCTTTGACCAGGAGCACCTGCCCGTGCCGTGCCAGTGGAGTTACGTCACCGTGGTGCCCTCGGCCACCAGGGAGGACAGTGGCAGCATCCCGGCCGCGGGGCCCGGCCAGGGGACGCCCATGTCGCTGAAGAGGAAGTCCGCGGGCAGCATGTGCATCACCCAGTTCATGAAGAAGCGCAGGCACGATGGGCAg GTTGGAGCTGGGGACCTGGATGGGTTCCAGGCAGacacggaggaggaggaagaggaggacggCGACTGTGTGATCCTGGACATCTCGGATGTTGGGG AGGCCCAGGCCCCGTGTGGAACCGCTTCCGGAGCTGGGGGGTCCGCGGGGATGGACAGCAGCGAGAGTCCCCCGCCCGCCAGCTCGCTCGGCCCCTGCTGA